In Lusitaniella coriacea LEGE 07157, a single genomic region encodes these proteins:
- a CDS encoding N-6 DNA methylase, which yields MTNDTTKKSNQAKSPKTIVAKLKQDFCQKLDTLAYGSSHNEVFRSWAEIAAIAMHQLPYLTGCIPKGNTFEAMEAHYLKLAAKQERETLHEFASLLALVQLALAHQWTDFLGAIYFEMEISGKKSKQSNGEFFTPYHLSKVAAQLTLLGCEEVIKQQGYLTISEPACGAGSMLIAACEVIAEKGYAPDKAVFFQAVDINQLCFHMSYIQFASLGLSGIVCHGDTLRNELWKQWETPQHKIWRFLTGRSPFHSIKHNK from the coding sequence ATGACTAATGACACAACTAAAAAATCGAATCAAGCTAAATCCCCTAAAACTATCGTTGCGAAGCTCAAGCAGGACTTCTGCCAGAAGCTCGACACCCTCGCCTACGGCAGCTCTCATAATGAAGTCTTCCGAAGCTGGGCTGAAATCGCAGCGATTGCCATGCACCAACTTCCCTACCTCACTGGCTGTATTCCCAAAGGTAATACCTTCGAGGCAATGGAAGCTCACTACCTCAAACTTGCAGCCAAACAAGAAAGGGAAACGCTTCACGAGTTTGCCTCTCTTTTAGCCCTCGTCCAATTGGCTCTAGCACATCAGTGGACTGATTTTCTCGGAGCTATCTACTTCGAGATGGAAATCAGTGGGAAAAAGAGCAAACAATCCAATGGTGAGTTCTTCACCCCTTACCATCTCTCAAAGGTAGCCGCACAACTGACACTGCTCGGCTGTGAGGAAGTCATCAAGCAACAGGGGTATCTCACCATCTCAGAACCCGCCTGTGGTGCAGGCTCGATGCTGATTGCTGCCTGCGAGGTCATAGCTGAGAAAGGGTACGCACCGGATAAGGCTGTGTTCTTTCAGGCTGTAGATATCAATCAGCTTTGCTTCCACATGAGCTACATACAATTCGCTTCTCTCGGATTATCAGGAATAGTCTGTCATGGCGATACCCTGAGAAACGAACTCTGGAAGCAATGGGAAACACCTCAGCATAAAATCTGGCGTTTCCTCACAGGAAGGTCACCCTTTCACTCAATTAAACACAATAAATAA
- a CDS encoding J domain-containing protein — MTQYFADTVGVEQIKARYRELAFKHHPDRGGDVGIMQSINQQYHERLKGCDSSTSRGSDGENHTYYYNEERESAIADKLAEVIGRNLPGIRIMLVGTWLWIDGETRPLKEQLKELGFRWHTKRQKWYWNSGSYRSRNSNADFSHIAAKYGYEEFSSEERKKLSA; from the coding sequence ATGACACAGTATTTTGCTGACACCGTTGGAGTCGAACAAATCAAGGCTCGATATCGAGAACTCGCCTTCAAGCACCATCCCGACCGGGGTGGAGATGTGGGAATAATGCAAAGCATCAACCAACAGTACCACGAACGCTTAAAAGGTTGCGATTCTTCAACGTCTCGCGGAAGCGATGGGGAAAATCATACCTACTACTACAATGAAGAGCGAGAGTCAGCTATAGCTGACAAACTCGCTGAAGTCATTGGGCGTAACCTCCCCGGTATTCGTATCATGCTCGTCGGTACATGGCTCTGGATTGATGGGGAGACTAGACCGCTCAAAGAGCAGTTAAAAGAGCTGGGCTTTCGGTGGCACACAAAGCGCCAGAAATGGTACTGGAACAGCGGAAGCTATCGCTCAAGAAACAGCAATGCTGATTTTAGCCACATCGCTGCTAAGTACGGATATGAGGAGTTTTCTTCAGAAGAGAGAAAGAAACTTTCCGCATAA
- a CDS encoding DNA methyltransferase, whose protein sequence is MTDIKQNRHQLERENVLPFVNQILHGDCIEVMRQIPSRSVHLVVTDPPYGVRYTSSDGRSIIGDNTFDWLYPAFKESYRLLKNNSLCFSFYGWQRADTFLYRWRKVGFRPVSHFSFTKRYSSKKGFVSAHHENAYLLAKGEPEKPSQPPLDVQPWRYTGNRLHPTQKPVESLKAIIAAYSQPGDVVLDPFAGSGSTAVAARELGRLYIGIEKDPSYARIAQDRLAQLSQVA, encoded by the coding sequence ATGACTGACATCAAACAAAATCGTCATCAACTTGAGCGGGAAAATGTTCTTCCCTTCGTCAACCAAATTCTTCACGGTGACTGCATTGAGGTAATGCGCCAGATACCTTCTCGAAGCGTACATCTGGTCGTCACAGACCCTCCCTACGGCGTTCGCTACACCTCAAGTGATGGTCGTAGCATCATCGGGGATAATACCTTTGATTGGCTCTATCCAGCCTTCAAAGAGTCGTACCGCCTACTCAAAAACAACAGTCTGTGCTTCTCCTTCTATGGATGGCAACGCGCAGATACATTTCTTTACCGATGGCGGAAAGTCGGGTTTAGACCTGTTTCTCACTTCTCCTTTACCAAAAGGTACAGCTCCAAAAAGGGCTTCGTCTCTGCCCATCATGAAAATGCTTATCTGTTGGCTAAGGGAGAACCGGAAAAGCCGTCTCAACCGCCTCTTGACGTGCAACCCTGGCGCTATACCGGAAATCGGCTGCATCCCACCCAGAAACCCGTCGAATCCCTCAAAGCCATTATTGCCGCTTACTCACAGCCCGGTGATGTGGTTTTAGACCCTTTTGCCGGTTCCGGTTCGACGGCTGTTGCTGCCAGGGAGTTGGGACGGCTCTATATCGGCATTGAGAAAGACCCGTCTTATGCTCGCATCGCGCAAGACCGCTTAGCTCAATTGTCGCAGGTGGCGTGA
- a CDS encoding type II toxin-antitoxin system VapC family toxin: protein MNDLQKSSVYIETSVISYLTSQNSRDLVLAAHQEITREWWESRRHDYHLVISELVNTEIEAGDQSASQKRKELVQGLDFLKIDEEATRLAKTLIEQRILPHKAFEDALHIAIATRNNVDYLMTWNCKHIANGEIQKRIINLYHSLGYSSPLICTPLELMDRWDYERGN, encoded by the coding sequence ATGAACGATCTTCAAAAATCGTCTGTATATATTGAAACCAGTGTTATTAGTTATCTGACCAGCCAAAACAGTCGCGACCTTGTTCTCGCAGCACATCAGGAAATCACACGAGAATGGTGGGAGTCCCGCAGGCATGACTATCATCTCGTTATTTCTGAATTAGTTAACACCGAAATTGAAGCCGGAGACCAAAGTGCCAGTCAAAAACGAAAAGAGTTGGTTCAAGGTCTTGATTTTCTCAAAATTGATGAAGAAGCAACTCGCCTTGCCAAAACTCTCATTGAACAGAGAATTTTACCTCACAAGGCTTTTGAAGATGCTCTTCATATCGCAATTGCTACGAGAAATAATGTTGATTATCTGATGACTTGGAACTGCAAGCATATTGCCAATGGCGAGATTCAAAAAAGAATTATAAACTTGTATCATTCTTTGGGATATTCTTCGCCTTTAATTTGTACGCCCTTGGAACTAATGGATCGGTGGGATTATGAACGAGGAAACTAA
- a CDS encoding four helix bundle protein, whose product MSYREQFIWQRSIQLSVKCYQLTKHFPQSELYGLTNQIRRSSVSVGSNIAEGYGRQTKKEYIQFLHIALGSLRELDTQLIIAKEVGLAEPNLFAPVINEVDEMQRILVSTLNKLKT is encoded by the coding sequence ATGAGCTATAGAGAGCAATTTATCTGGCAACGTAGCATTCAGCTTTCTGTCAAGTGCTATCAACTCACGAAACATTTTCCTCAATCAGAGCTGTATGGATTAACCAATCAAATTCGGCGCTCTAGCGTCTCTGTTGGCTCAAATATTGCTGAAGGCTATGGAAGACAAACGAAAAAGGAGTACATTCAGTTTCTCCATATCGCATTAGGCTCTTTGCGCGAACTCGATACACAATTAATCATTGCCAAAGAGGTGGGATTAGCTGAGCCCAATTTGTTTGCTCCTGTCATCAATGAAGTCGATGAAATGCAAAGAATTCTGGTGTCAACCTTAAATAAGCTGAAGACTTAA
- a CDS encoding Uma2 family endonuclease: MVSSPAPPTTQPNLSTELAECGWRTVIETHADGTTTFTQIPLTPEEFLHPKEDYRLPNSTFHDDVAGHAKDVLTRRYASDPTVGVYRDLLIEWDIEGQKDLCPDTFVAFGISNKDQNRSKFIIANEGARPAFILEVVSPRYRKEDREKKVLEYARTQVPEYVIVDRRRQRGELVDEVLGYRLVEGIYQPIAPDEDGRILCETVGVLMSLQEGQLVIEDAETGERLLSSLELEAAKESAEQQAAEMAALLEQYRERFGEL; encoded by the coding sequence ATGGTCAGCTCTCCGGCTCCTCCTACAACGCAACCAAATCTCTCCACCGAACTGGCCGAGTGCGGCTGGCGGACGGTCATCGAAACCCATGCCGATGGCACGACAACCTTTACCCAAATTCCCCTCACCCCTGAAGAATTTCTCCACCCCAAGGAAGATTATCGCTTGCCCAACAGCACCTTTCACGACGATGTTGCCGGTCATGCCAAGGATGTCTTGACCCGCCGCTATGCCAGCGACCCCACCGTTGGGGTCTACCGCGATTTGTTAATCGAATGGGATATTGAAGGGCAAAAAGACCTCTGTCCCGATACGTTTGTGGCCTTTGGCATTAGTAACAAGGACCAAAATCGCTCTAAGTTCATTATTGCCAACGAAGGTGCGCGTCCCGCTTTTATCTTGGAAGTGGTATCGCCACGCTATCGCAAAGAAGACCGAGAGAAGAAGGTTTTAGAATACGCTCGCACCCAAGTTCCAGAGTACGTCATTGTCGATCGCCGCCGCCAGCGAGGAGAGTTGGTCGATGAGGTGTTAGGCTACCGCTTGGTTGAAGGAATTTACCAACCCATTGCTCCCGATGAGGACGGACGCATTCTCTGTGAAACGGTGGGAGTGCTGATGAGCTTGCAGGAGGGACAGTTGGTTATCGAGGATGCCGAAACGGGGGAACGGTTGCTCTCCTCTTTGGAGTTAGAAGCGGCAAAGGAATCCGCCGAGCAGCAAGCCGCAGAAATGGCAGCACTGCTGGAGCAATATCGAGAACGTTTCGGGGAGTTGTAG